One window from the genome of Poecilia reticulata strain Guanapo linkage group LG9, Guppy_female_1.0+MT, whole genome shotgun sequence encodes:
- the LOC103470314 gene encoding transmembrane protein 119, whose protein sequence is MMKSQLVFPASSAALLWLCCGLCHCSPLFYNISVDGSGDEPELELIFPTSFSTRAPVEVSAATPPPSLTNTITTTMIRLKDFVLSRVVDFLQENLLIIIVVTSLLIVLVFIICCAFAMSHKRKLEAYKPLPSPPRKYASSKTGARKNSSELQEKPYAVDHVKRVHVQGPASPKHLRVPSKELVGDKGRDVRSSPRQEVRKVRDTEEVEKRREEVKFKEPVKQREEVQKSASPSASSSHPVCTCHLKKSNH, encoded by the coding sequence ATGATGAAGTCCCAGCTGGTTTTTCCCGCCTCCAGCGCCGCTCTGCTCTGGCTGTGCTGCGGCCTGTGCCACTGCAGTCCTCTGTTCTACAACATATCTGTGGACGGCAGCGGCGACGAACCCGAGCTGGAGCTCATTTTCCCCACCTCCTTCTCCACACGAGCGCCCGTCGAAGTCTCTGCTGCCACTCCTCCTCCCAGCCTCACCaacaccatcaccaccaccatgATCCGCCTGAAAGACTTTGTCCTGAGCCGAGTGGTGGACTTCCTGCAGGAGAACCTGCTCATCATCATCGTTGTTACCTCTCTTCTTATTGTTTTGGTCTTCATCATTTGCTGTGCGTTCGCCATGAGCCATAAGCGCAAGCTGGAGGCTTACAAGCCCCTGCCCAGCCCGCCCAGGAAGTACGCCTCCAGTAAAACTGGAGCTCGCAAGAACTCTAGCGAGCTCCAGGAGAAACCGTACGCCGTGGACCACGTCAAGAGGGTCCACGTTCAGGGTCCGGCTTCCCCCAAGCATCTGCGCGTGCCCTCCAAGGAGCTGGTGGGAGACAAGGGAAGAGACGTCAGGTCGTCGCCTCGACAGGAGGTCAGGAAGGTCAGAGACACAGAGGAAGTGGAAAAAAGGCGGGAGGAAGTGAAGTTCAAAGAACCAGTGAAGCAAAGGGAGGAGGTCCAGAAGAGCGCCAGCCCCAGCGCCAGCTCCAGTCACCCGGTCTGCACCTGCCACCTGAAAAAATCCAACCACTAA